One stretch of Saccharopolyspora erythraea DNA includes these proteins:
- a CDS encoding thiamine pyrophosphate-binding protein has product MSTRPGRVAIHEQFATDGFEYMFGNPGTVEQGFLDVAGSSELEYVLGLHESVSVGMADGYARASGGPALVQLHSSVGLGNAVGMLYQARRGGAPLVVVVGDAGVRYDAMDAQMAADLVSIAQPVTKYATRVTDESSVLRVLRRATKIAMTPPCGPVVVVLPADVLDEPNHEPVRPSPVPSTRVTPAPATVADMASRLLAGQRRLVLMGDGVAASGAQRELTAVAERLNAPVWGVNSSEVNFDTTHRLYGGELGHMFGTDSERVVRNADSVLIVGTYVFPEVFPLLDGPFREDAHIVHVDLDRYEIAKNHPVDLGVAADPKLTLAALDAELTRQRPVGPGPDHFPEGAEPSRTEVTDAPESLLGSFSRELAERAPSDLVVFDEALTASPQVLRHLPPREPGRFFQTRGGSLGVGAPGAMGIKLARPDAPVVAFTGDGAGMYTIQALWTAARYGIDVTIVVCNNGRYRLLDRNIEQYWSAQGIAPHDYPDAFDLTRPEIGFGELAAGLGVASRRVTEPGEVEPAVTAALSGDGPLLIDLAVE; this is encoded by the coding sequence ATGTCGACCAGACCAGGCAGGGTGGCGATCCACGAGCAGTTCGCCACCGATGGTTTCGAGTACATGTTCGGCAATCCCGGCACAGTGGAACAGGGTTTCCTCGACGTCGCGGGCAGCTCCGAGCTGGAGTACGTGCTGGGACTGCACGAGTCGGTGTCGGTGGGCATGGCCGACGGCTATGCCCGGGCATCGGGAGGGCCGGCACTGGTGCAACTGCACAGCAGCGTCGGCCTGGGCAACGCCGTCGGCATGCTCTACCAAGCCAGGCGGGGCGGGGCGCCGCTGGTGGTGGTGGTCGGTGACGCGGGCGTGCGCTACGACGCCATGGACGCCCAGATGGCCGCGGACCTGGTGTCGATCGCCCAACCGGTCACCAAGTACGCGACGCGGGTGACCGACGAGAGCTCGGTGCTGCGGGTGCTGCGGCGGGCGACGAAGATCGCGATGACTCCGCCGTGCGGTCCGGTGGTGGTGGTCCTGCCCGCCGACGTGCTCGACGAACCCAACCACGAGCCGGTGCGGCCGAGCCCGGTGCCGTCGACGCGGGTGACGCCCGCGCCGGCGACGGTGGCCGACATGGCCAGCCGGTTGCTGGCCGGGCAGCGGCGGCTGGTGCTCATGGGCGACGGCGTCGCAGCCAGCGGCGCCCAGCGCGAGCTCACGGCGGTGGCCGAGCGGTTGAACGCACCGGTGTGGGGCGTCAACTCCTCGGAGGTCAACTTCGACACCACGCACCGCCTCTACGGCGGCGAGTTGGGGCACATGTTCGGTACCGACAGCGAACGGGTGGTGCGCAACGCCGATTCGGTGCTCATCGTCGGCACCTACGTCTTCCCCGAGGTGTTCCCGTTGCTGGACGGACCGTTCCGGGAGGACGCGCACATCGTGCACGTGGACCTGGACCGCTACGAGATCGCGAAGAACCACCCCGTCGATCTCGGTGTGGCGGCAGATCCGAAGTTGACGCTGGCGGCGTTGGATGCGGAGCTGACCCGCCAGCGTCCGGTGGGCCCCGGCCCCGATCACTTCCCGGAAGGCGCCGAGCCGAGCCGGACCGAGGTGACCGACGCACCGGAGAGCTTGCTCGGGAGCTTCTCCCGGGAGCTCGCCGAGCGAGCGCCGAGCGACCTGGTGGTCTTCGACGAGGCGCTGACCGCGTCACCGCAGGTGCTGCGGCATCTGCCGCCGCGTGAGCCGGGGCGGTTCTTCCAGACCCGAGGCGGTTCGCTCGGGGTCGGGGCACCGGGGGCGATGGGGATCAAGCTGGCCAGGCCGGACGCTCCTGTCGTCGCCTTCACCGGTGACGGCGCCGGCATGTACACCATCCAGGCGCTGTGGACGGCGGCCAGGTACGGCATCGACGTCACGATCGTGGTCTGCAACAACGGCCGGTACCGGTTGCTGGACCGCAACATCGAGCAGTACTGGTCGGCGCAGGGCATCGCGCCGCACGACTACCCGGACGCGTTCGACCTGACGCGGCCGGAGATCGGATTCGGCGAGCTCGCCGCCGGGCTCGGTGTCGCGTCGCGCCGGGTCACCGAGCCAGGGGAGGTCGAACCTGCGGTGACGGCCGCGCTCTCCGGAGACGGGCCACTGCTGATCGACCTGGCCGTCGAGTGA
- a CDS encoding DJ-1/PfpI family protein: MDTPKRPAPPALEGARIGILLESDYVEEEISYYRMRFAEEGAEVALLTRLWGNQSLVFTGHEHGVPLTVDRDLEQLDYGELSRLSALIVPSGMVADRLRYTEDLDVVPPALRLLQRAFRMPRLLKVFSCHGLWLVSAAPELVAGRSVTCHNNLVGDVRNMGAHHVDEDVVVDGDLITGRSVEVAPQLARTLIGRLAAAGR, encoded by the coding sequence GTGGACACCCCGAAACGACCGGCGCCGCCCGCGCTCGAGGGCGCGCGCATCGGAATCCTGCTGGAGAGCGACTACGTCGAGGAGGAGATCTCCTACTACCGGATGCGGTTCGCCGAGGAAGGCGCCGAGGTGGCGCTGCTGACGCGGCTGTGGGGAAACCAGTCGCTGGTCTTCACCGGCCACGAGCACGGTGTGCCGCTGACCGTGGACCGTGACCTCGAACAACTCGACTACGGCGAGCTGTCGCGGCTGTCGGCGCTGATCGTGCCCTCCGGGATGGTCGCCGATCGGCTGCGCTACACCGAGGACCTCGACGTGGTCCCGCCCGCGCTGCGGCTGCTGCAGCGCGCTTTCCGGATGCCACGCCTGCTCAAGGTGTTCTCCTGCCACGGGTTGTGGCTGGTGTCGGCGGCGCCCGAGCTGGTGGCCGGGCGCTCGGTCACCTGCCACAACAACCTGGTCGGCGACGTGCGCAACATGGGTGCGCACCACGTCGACGAGGACGTCGTGGTCGACGGGGATCTGATCACCGGGCGCTCGGTGGAGGTCGCACCTCAGCTCGCCAGGACGCTGATCGGCCGGCTGGCCGCGGCTGGGCGGTGA
- a CDS encoding AGE family epimerase/isomerase yields MAAVDFTFSDTVAGYVVHSGDSWARLNTVDGRAVTVRFTSRTHARLLRNLGEPYSDVTERIAELLVPGQLVFSYGPVYPEPDGLRFHCAQLTFVGECPTRPVHEHPRWWVEQLTQLAAFYREAQFGSGPPDFTGYRTDLGLSGAKAGRRVQETDTISRLVYGMAASYLLTGDEDALEVAERGSAYMQDNLRFADDDEQVTYWYHGVELDGVRERKLFASEFGDEEQALPAYEQIYALAGPVHTYRVTGDPSLRADIEGTVRLFERFYADPQYGGYFSHLDPLELSPRARSLGRNRSRKNWNSIGDHAPAYLFNLYLATGQERYLRMLESTFDLVVSHFPADRDLAGEPFVRERFHRDWTPDLEWGWQQNGAVVGHNLKIAWNLARMHSLVPKHDYRALAELIASRMPDVGRDPQRGGWYDVVDRAAEDGRHRFAWHDRKTWWQQEQAILAYLLLAGTTGAAEYARHAREASAFYNAFFLDHDDGAVYFAVLSGGLPYLLGTERGKGSHSMSMYHAAELCYLATVYTRLLVRREPLELWFRPRPDADFPGRVLRVAPDALPPGQVVLDQVHLDGEPSDDFDPVAMTVPLPDSEHPVRVRVRLRPTVEEGR; encoded by the coding sequence GTGGCTGCGGTCGACTTCACCTTCTCCGACACCGTCGCCGGCTACGTCGTGCACAGCGGCGACTCCTGGGCACGTCTGAACACTGTGGATGGTCGCGCGGTCACCGTGCGGTTCACTTCGCGCACCCATGCACGCCTGCTGCGCAACCTCGGCGAACCCTACTCCGACGTCACGGAGCGGATCGCGGAGTTGCTGGTGCCGGGACAGCTGGTCTTCAGCTACGGGCCGGTCTACCCGGAACCGGACGGACTGCGGTTCCACTGCGCGCAACTTACCTTCGTCGGCGAGTGCCCGACACGGCCCGTCCACGAGCACCCGCGCTGGTGGGTCGAGCAGCTCACGCAACTGGCGGCCTTCTACCGGGAGGCGCAGTTCGGCAGCGGCCCGCCCGATTTCACCGGCTACCGCACAGATCTCGGGCTCAGCGGCGCGAAGGCCGGTCGGCGGGTGCAGGAGACCGACACGATCTCCCGCCTGGTATACGGGATGGCTGCCTCCTACCTGCTGACAGGCGACGAGGACGCGCTCGAGGTCGCCGAGCGCGGTTCCGCCTACATGCAGGACAACCTGCGCTTCGCCGACGACGATGAACAGGTGACCTACTGGTACCACGGCGTCGAGCTGGACGGGGTGCGCGAGCGCAAGCTGTTCGCCTCCGAGTTCGGCGACGAAGAGCAGGCGCTGCCGGCCTACGAACAGATCTACGCGCTCGCCGGCCCGGTGCACACCTACCGCGTCACCGGTGACCCGTCGCTCCGCGCCGACATCGAGGGCACCGTGCGGCTGTTCGAACGCTTCTACGCCGACCCCCAGTACGGCGGCTACTTCTCGCACCTGGACCCGTTGGAGCTGAGCCCCCGCGCGCGGTCGCTGGGACGCAACCGGTCGCGCAAGAACTGGAACTCCATCGGAGACCACGCTCCCGCCTACCTGTTCAACCTCTACCTGGCCACCGGCCAGGAGCGGTACCTGCGGATGCTGGAGAGCACCTTCGACCTCGTCGTCTCGCACTTCCCCGCGGACCGGGACCTGGCGGGCGAGCCGTTCGTGCGGGAGCGGTTCCACCGCGACTGGACGCCGGACCTGGAGTGGGGCTGGCAGCAGAACGGGGCCGTCGTCGGGCACAACCTGAAGATCGCCTGGAACCTGGCGCGGATGCATTCGCTGGTGCCCAAGCACGACTACCGCGCACTGGCCGAACTCATCGCGAGCCGGATGCCCGACGTGGGCCGGGACCCGCAGCGCGGCGGGTGGTACGACGTGGTGGACCGGGCCGCCGAGGACGGCAGGCACCGCTTCGCCTGGCACGACCGCAAGACGTGGTGGCAGCAGGAGCAGGCTATCCTGGCCTACCTGCTGCTGGCCGGCACCACTGGCGCCGCGGAGTACGCGCGGCATGCCCGTGAAGCTTCGGCGTTCTACAACGCCTTCTTCCTGGACCACGATGACGGCGCGGTGTATTTCGCCGTTCTCTCGGGCGGGCTGCCGTACCTGCTCGGCACCGAGCGCGGCAAGGGCAGCCACTCGATGAGCATGTACCACGCGGCGGAACTGTGCTATCTGGCGACCGTCTACACCAGACTCCTGGTTCGGCGGGAGCCGCTGGAGCTGTGGTTCCGGCCGCGTCCCGACGCCGACTTCCCGGGCCGGGTGTTGCGCGTCGCGCCCGACGCGCTGCCGCCGGGACAGGTGGTCCTGGACCAGGTGCATCTCGACGGCGAGCCCAGCGACGACTTCGATCCGGTGGCGATGACCGTGCCGCTGCCCGACAGCGAGCATCCCGTGCGGGTGCGCGTTCGCCTGCGGCCGACCGTGGAGGAGGGCCGATGA
- a CDS encoding glycogen debranching protein has protein sequence MTTTNGFAVRPGRTAPLGAVAVDDGVNFAVVSRTAERVWLVLLSPRDGTEIATIPFPGEYRFGAVWAMTVVGLPAEVDYAYRVDGPDGTGNRFAPDALLLDPHGTAVAGGEIWGRARTYRSRVLVDDFDWGADRKPRIPPEDLVIYEAHVRGFTRHPSSGTRVPGTYAGFRDKIPHLARLGVNCVELMPVFEFDDTDNSAGEGLVNYWGYDPVSFLAPKAAYAADPQAPARELKELVRDLHAHGIEVVLDVVFNHTAEGDHRGPTLSWRGVDNATYYLLGPGGEDCNYSGTGNTVNANDPVVRSYVVDCLRYWATEYRVDGFRFDLTSALTRGGDGHALENPPLLEQIAHDPVLADCRLIAEPWDAAGLYQVGRFPHHQRWMEWNGRYRDAVRRFLVGRPDSAGELATRLVGSPDLYGERGTTASVNFVTCHDGFTLADWAAFDHKHNEANGEDGQDGPGDEASWNCGVEGRTDDEGVLRLRERQVRNALALLLLSHGVPMLLGGDEFGRTQLGNSNAYCHDGSLTWLDWDMADRNAGLVEFVRRCLAFRRAHPVLRRTAHPSGEADEGAAYPPVSWHGRRPGDPDWSTASGLLVALLHQEVPGDTVLVIANAHAEAEEIALPEVPPGTGWHRFLDTCREPAATPIGSEEQLPDQARIVVAAHSVVVLVAGEEAGG, from the coding sequence ATGACCACGACGAACGGGTTCGCGGTGCGCCCAGGGCGGACGGCGCCGCTGGGTGCGGTAGCGGTCGACGACGGTGTGAACTTCGCGGTCGTGTCCCGCACCGCGGAGCGGGTGTGGCTGGTGCTGCTCTCGCCCCGGGACGGCACCGAGATCGCCACCATCCCGTTCCCCGGGGAGTACCGGTTCGGCGCGGTGTGGGCCATGACGGTCGTCGGTCTCCCCGCGGAGGTGGACTACGCCTACCGCGTCGACGGCCCGGACGGGACCGGCAACCGGTTCGCCCCCGATGCCCTGCTGCTCGACCCGCACGGGACCGCCGTCGCGGGCGGGGAGATCTGGGGGCGGGCCCGCACCTACCGCTCCCGCGTCCTGGTCGACGACTTCGACTGGGGAGCCGACCGGAAGCCGCGGATCCCACCCGAGGACCTGGTGATCTACGAAGCCCACGTGCGCGGGTTCACCCGGCATCCGTCATCGGGGACGCGGGTTCCGGGAACCTACGCGGGTTTCCGGGACAAGATCCCCCACCTCGCTCGGCTCGGGGTCAACTGCGTGGAGCTCATGCCCGTCTTCGAGTTCGACGACACGGACAACTCCGCGGGCGAGGGGCTGGTGAACTACTGGGGCTACGACCCGGTCAGCTTCCTGGCGCCGAAGGCGGCCTACGCCGCCGACCCGCAGGCACCGGCCCGCGAGCTCAAGGAACTGGTGCGGGACCTGCACGCACACGGCATCGAGGTCGTGCTGGACGTGGTCTTCAACCACACCGCCGAGGGCGACCACCGGGGGCCGACCCTGTCGTGGCGGGGTGTGGACAACGCGACGTACTACCTGCTCGGCCCCGGCGGTGAGGACTGCAACTACAGCGGCACCGGCAACACCGTCAACGCCAACGACCCCGTGGTCCGCTCCTACGTCGTGGACTGCCTGCGGTACTGGGCGACCGAGTACCGGGTGGACGGTTTCCGGTTCGACCTGACGTCGGCGCTGACCAGGGGTGGTGACGGGCATGCGCTGGAGAACCCGCCGCTGCTGGAGCAGATCGCGCACGACCCCGTGCTGGCCGACTGCAGGCTCATCGCCGAACCGTGGGATGCCGCCGGCCTCTACCAGGTCGGCAGGTTCCCGCACCACCAGCGGTGGATGGAGTGGAACGGCCGCTATCGCGACGCGGTCCGGCGGTTCCTCGTCGGGCGCCCCGACAGCGCAGGGGAACTGGCCACCCGGTTGGTCGGCTCGCCCGATCTCTACGGCGAGCGCGGCACCACGGCATCGGTGAACTTCGTGACCTGCCACGACGGTTTCACTCTCGCCGACTGGGCCGCCTTCGACCACAAGCACAACGAGGCCAACGGTGAAGACGGCCAGGACGGGCCGGGCGACGAGGCGAGCTGGAACTGCGGCGTCGAGGGACGGACCGACGACGAGGGGGTGCTGCGGCTGCGCGAGCGCCAGGTCCGCAACGCGCTCGCGCTGCTGCTGTTGAGCCACGGCGTGCCCATGCTGCTCGGCGGCGACGAGTTCGGCCGCACGCAGCTCGGCAACAGCAACGCCTACTGCCACGACGGCTCGCTGACCTGGCTGGACTGGGACATGGCCGACCGCAACGCCGGCCTCGTCGAGTTCGTTCGCCGCTGCCTGGCGTTCCGGCGGGCACACCCCGTCCTGCGGCGGACCGCGCATCCCAGCGGGGAGGCCGACGAGGGTGCGGCGTACCCACCGGTGAGCTGGCACGGACGCAGGCCGGGCGACCCCGACTGGTCGACGGCGTCGGGACTGCTGGTGGCGCTGCTGCACCAGGAGGTTCCTGGCGACACCGTGCTGGTGATCGCCAATGCGCATGCGGAGGCGGAGGAGATCGCCTTGCCCGAGGTGCCTCCGGGCACCGGTTGGCACCGCTTCCTGGATACCTGCCGGGAGCCCGCTGCCACACCGATCGGATCCGAAGAGCAGCTACCCGACCAAGCGCGGATCGTCGTCGCAGCGCACTCGGTGGTCGTGTTGGTGGCTGGTGAGGAGGCAGGAGGATGA